Proteins from a single region of Mucilaginibacter daejeonensis:
- a CDS encoding cold-shock protein: MGRSSETFSKKEKEKKRAKKQQEKRERAEDRKANSDKGKSFEEMFAYVDHNGNITDTPPDPTQRRAVSTDSIMISTPTKAEIDPADLIRTGTVTFFNDSKGYGFIKDMQTQENFFVHVNGLTEQVGERDRVTFEIEKGAKGMNAVRVKKVAK, from the coding sequence ATGGGAAGATCATCAGAAACATTTAGTAAAAAAGAAAAAGAGAAAAAACGCGCTAAAAAGCAACAAGAAAAACGCGAACGTGCCGAAGACCGTAAAGCAAATTCGGACAAGGGCAAATCGTTTGAGGAGATGTTCGCTTATGTGGACCATAACGGTAACATCACTGACACTCCACCAGACCCTACACAACGCCGTGCGGTATCAACTGACAGCATTATGATCAGTACTCCGACCAAGGCAGAGATCGATCCAGCCGACCTGATCAGGACCGGTACAGTGACCTTTTTCAATGATTCGAAAGGTTACGGATTTATCAAGGACATGCAGACCCAGGAGAACTTTTTTGTTCACGTTAATGGCCTGACCGAGCAGGTTGGCGAAAGAGACCGTGTAACATTCGAGATCGAGAAGGGTGCAAA
- a CDS encoding PH domain-containing protein — MSIFSKLLGNAGIADPAEITKDYGNLFAEGETIEIGFKLIRDVFIFTNKRLILVDKQGITGSKVEYLSVAYKSITRFSVETAGHFELDAELKIWISSETVPSIRKKFNKQVNVYDLQRILAQHVL, encoded by the coding sequence ATGAGTATCTTCTCTAAACTATTGGGCAACGCCGGCATTGCCGACCCTGCCGAGATCACCAAAGACTATGGTAACCTTTTTGCGGAGGGCGAGACCATCGAGATCGGTTTTAAACTGATCCGCGACGTATTTATCTTCACCAACAAACGCTTGATCCTGGTAGATAAGCAGGGTATCACCGGCAGCAAGGTCGAATACCTGTCGGTAGCCTACAAAAGCATCACCCGTTTCAGCGTGGAGACCGCCGGCCACTTCGAACTGGATGCCGAACTCAAGATCTGGATATCGAGCGAGACCGTGCCCAGCATTCGCAAAAAGTTCAACAAACAAGTGAACGTTTACGATCTGCAAAGGATCTTGGCGCAGCACGTACTGTAA
- a CDS encoding carboxylesterase family protein: MYIFKPMAKYFLISLALLTATLHTAVAQKAVFEKKVMISAKDTLLYRLAYPQQYNPKKKYPLVIFLHGAGTRGTDNEAQLVGVPAALTDSSGRSQYPCFILAPQCKKTDVWVKFPNFPKSLHATDVPTPSMDALIALTDSFLRSGMIDMRRVYVTGYSMGGEGVFDLLTRRPEMFAAAAPICSVADTSMAGKISHIPLWAFHGDQDDVNDVKYTRMLIAALRQAGGRPRYTEYPGVKHNSWLNAYREPELFEWLFAQRRKR, encoded by the coding sequence ATGTATATCTTTAAGCCCATGGCCAAATACTTCCTGATCTCCCTCGCACTTTTAACCGCTACACTCCATACAGCTGTGGCACAAAAAGCGGTATTTGAAAAAAAGGTGATGATCAGCGCAAAGGACACGCTACTCTATCGCCTCGCCTACCCACAACAGTATAACCCTAAAAAGAAGTACCCATTAGTGATCTTTTTGCATGGTGCCGGCACGCGGGGTACCGATAATGAGGCGCAGCTGGTGGGCGTACCTGCTGCACTGACCGACTCATCAGGCCGATCCCAATATCCATGCTTCATCCTTGCGCCGCAATGCAAAAAGACCGACGTATGGGTCAAATTCCCTAACTTCCCTAAGAGCCTACACGCTACCGACGTTCCAACACCCAGCATGGATGCACTGATCGCGCTTACCGACTCATTCCTCCGATCGGGCATGATCGATATGCGGCGGGTGTACGTGACGGGCTATTCGATGGGTGGCGAAGGGGTGTTCGATCTGCTCACCCGTCGCCCTGAAATGTTCGCCGCCGCTGCGCCTATTTGTTCAGTAGCCGACACCTCGATGGCCGGTAAGATCAGCCATATTCCTTTGTGGGCCTTTCATGGTGACCAGGATGATGTGAACGATGTGAAGTACACGCGCATGTTGATCGCCGCCCTGCGCCAGGCAGGCGGACGACCAAGATATACCGAGTACCCAGGCGTTAAACATAACAGCTGGCTCAATGCCTATCGCGAGCCTGAGTTATTTGAATGGCTATTTGCGCAACGGCGTAAGCGGTGA